GGCGGATTATTTACATGCGTATCCACATGTAAAAGCCATTGTTTCCGGTGGGCAAGGTGCGGATGAAGATCGTACAGAAGCATCTGTTATGTATGATTATTTAGTTGAAAAAGGGATTGGTGCTGACCGGATTTTACAAGAAGATCAATCGACGTCAACCTATGAAAATCTCGCGTTTTCAAAAAAATTATTACCTAAACATGTAAAAAGCATTACGATTGTGTCCAATGACTTTCATTTAAAGCGGGCAACGATGCTCGCGAGTAAACTCGAATTAAAAACGGATGTCCTTGCAGCGCCAACACCTCAAGTGGTCGAGCAAAAATCACGAATACGCGAACGTCTCGCACTTGTAAAAACCTATATTGTAGGTCAATAAGTTTACAAGTTGTGTTGTTTTCGATATTGTTGCAGTTATGAGGTGAAGAATATGAAACTAAGTATTTTAGATCAAGTACCAATTTCAAAAGGGATGACAGCTTCCGAAGCTTTAGCAAACAGTGTAAAAATTGCGCAGGTCGGGGATCAATTAGGTTATGAACGTATGTGGTTTGCGGAGCACCATAACACAACAACACTTGCAAGCTCTGCACCTGAAGTAACAGCAGCATACGTGGCAGCAAAAACTGAACGTATTCGTGTGGGTACGGGCGGTATTATGATGATGCACTACTCGCCGTTTAAAGTGGCAGAAGTGTTTAAAACTTTAGCTGCTTTAGCACCCGGCCGTATTGACTTTGGCGCTGGCCGCGCGCCTGGTGGGGATATGCCATCAATGACAGCTTTAGCTAGTGGACGCCGCCCGGACTTAACCGAGCAGTATGATAAACTGGAAATCATTTTACGTTTAATGAATGAACAGCCAACAGGTGAAACGGTGTATGATAACGTCGTCGCAACACCATTTAAAGTACAGCTGCCGGAAGCATGGTTACTTGGTTCAAGCGGACAAAGTGCTCGTCAAGCAGGCGAGAATGGTGTTGGTTATTCATTTGCACAATTTTTCAACGGCCAAATGTCTAAGGGTATTTTTGATGCCTATCGTAACAGCTTTAAACCGTCTTACTTTATGCAAAAACCAACGATTATTACAACGTATGCGGCGAGTGTGGCCGAAACAGCGGAGGAAGCCGAATATCTGTCGATGCCGATGCAAATTGGACGCTTAAATTTAATGCGCGGACGCTTATTAAATGTCATGAGCCCAGAAGAAGCGAATGATTATCCACTTACGGAAATGGATAAAATGATGCTGCAAGAAAATCGCCATTTAATGCTCATTGGCTCTGCCGAAGACGTTGCGGCGCAAATTTTAGAAGAACAAGCTGAGTACGGATTTGACGAAGCGATGATTAACAGTAACTTATACTCAGTTGAGCAGCGCTTGAATAGCTATACGTTACTTGCACAACAATTAATTAAATAATAAACGGCGTGCCCCAAATTCGGGACACGCCTCTTTTTATACGCTTGCTTTTTCGCTCTTAGGTTGTGGTGCTATTTGCGCCACGATAATGCTGTTAATCGCGTTAATATATGCGAATGCTGATGCTTTTAAAATATCCGTATCTGCCGCTTTTGCAATATATTTTTCCCCTTCATGCTCGATGATGATTTTTACTTTACCAAGCGCCTCTTTCCCGCGCGATACGGAGCTAATATTGTATTCTACTAACTTCACTTCGATTCTTGTGACGTCAGCAATGGCAGAGTATAGGGCATCAATTGGGCCCGACCCAACAGAACTTGCCTGATAAATTTCATCGCCTTTACGAATTTTCACACTCGCATTCGGGAAGGTTGAATTGGAGATAATTTGTAGGTCCTCTAGATCATAAAACTGATCTTTATAGGATTCTTTATTTGGATTATTTAGTTCCGTTTTTTCATAATAATTTTCAACGATAACGTATAAATCATGGTCATATACTTCTTTTTTCGAATCAGCTAGTTTTAAGAAGCTCTCAAAAATCCCTTCAAATTCCTCTTCGGCAAAGTCTTTAAAGCCTAGCTTGGATAACGCATTTTTTACCGCATGACGGCCTGAGCGTGCAGTTAGTACAAGCTCCATGTCATCTAAACCGACATCTTCTGGATGCACGATTTCGTAGGCGTCACGTGATTTTAATAAGCCATCTTGGTGAATGCCCGATGAGTGTGCAAAGGCGTTGTCACCTGTAATGGCCTTATTCACTTGGACATCTAATCCCATAAAGCTTGAGACAAGGCGTGACGTGTTCATAATTTCCTTTGTATTAATGTTTGTATAGCCACCGTATACATCCCCGCGCGTGAACATCGCCATCACCACTTCTTCTAGTGCCGCATTTCCCGCTCTTTCGCCGATTCCGTTCATCGTTACTTCGACTTTATCGGCACCGTTTTTAATGGCAGCTAATGTATTTGCTGTGGCCATGCCTAAATCATTGTGACAGTGCACGGATAGTAATACCGAGTCATCTAGGTTTTTCATGCGGTCATTCAGTTTTGCAATCATTTGACCCCACTGCTCAGGCTCTGCGTAACCAACTGTATCCGGTACGTTAATCATTGTTGCACCGGCTTTCATCACCGCTTCAATCGTTTTCCATAAGTATTCAAAATCCGAGCGTGATGCGTCTTCTGTTGAATATTGTACTTGTGGCAATAATGTTTTCGCGTATCTCACTGCGTCTACACCAATTTGTAAAATTTGATCCTTCGATTTACTAAATTTTTTCTCCACATGAATATCAGATGTCCCTAGTACCATATGAATCATTGGATTTTGTGCATACTTCACTGCGTGGTAAACGGAATCAATATCATTTTTTACCGCACGTGCTAACGCTGTAATCATAATATCTGACGTGTTCCCGACCTTTTGTGCAACCGCCTGTACCGCATCAAAATCACCTTGTGAAGATGCTGGGAAGCCGGCTTCAATAATATCAACACCTAGTTTTTTTAGCTGCTGTGCGATTTCCACCTTTTCATATAAGTTCAATTTCGCCCCTGGTACCTGCTCGCCATCGCGTAATGTTGTATCAAACACCCAAATTTTTCGACTCATATTCATTTCCCCTTTTCTTCTACATGATATTGACGATGGAAGCGAGATTGAACTTAGTAAACTAAAAAACCCTCGCCTCTACACGGATTGCTCCGAATAGAGACGAGGGTTTAACTCGCGGTACCACTCTAATTGAACGCCTAAACGTTCCTCTTAAGACCCTTGTAACGGCGGGTGCCCGACTTCCCTACTAAATTTCAGGTTGTATGCTCCTGGACGAGTTCAATAGCGGCATCCACCAGTTCACACCACCCACTGGCTCTCTTAAGGTATCCTGCTCATTTACTACTTCCAATCAACGCTTCCATGTTCTCTTGAAAAGAAGTGTACTTGAAAAAGTAGTCACTCGTCAACCATTATCTGAAAATTAAATTTAATTCAGCTAGGTTTGATCCCCAACTGATTTATATTTGGCCACTGGCGGATGTCACAGATTTTTACTCGAAAAAATCTGGACGGAATTACGCCAAGGCGAAATTGATTTAATATTAAATTTTGTCCCCATTGAAAATCGAGTTTTTCACAACGACATAGTCCACTGTACGAATTGAAGCGAGTGCCTTACCACCTGAATAAGAAATAGCCGATTGTAAATCTTGCTCCATTTCTGTTAATGTATCGAAAATTGAGCCCTTCGAATCAACATACATCTTTTTACCTTCAACATTTTTGCGTTCGCCTTTTTGGAATTCTGACGCTGAGCCGAAGTATTCCTTCACTTGCTTGCCGTCCACTTCTACTGTTTGCCCTGGAGATTCCTCATGCCCGGCAAATAATGAGCCGATCATTACCATTGATGCACCGAAGCGCACTGATTTCGCGATATCACCGTGCGTACGAATGCCTCCGTCTGCGATGATTGGCTTCGTTGCTGC
The sequence above is a segment of the Solibacillus sp. FSL H8-0523 genome. Coding sequences within it:
- a CDS encoding YdcF family protein; the protein is MKKWLVIGIIVISIPALLYIWLGNVIDHAAKNSADGSNEYVIILGAKVKPGGVPSLSLKNRLDVAADYLHAYPHVKAIVSGGQGADEDRTEASVMYDYLVEKGIGADRILQEDQSTSTYENLAFSKKLLPKHVKSITIVSNDFHLKRATMLASKLELKTDVLAAPTPQVVEQKSRIRERLALVKTYIVGQ
- a CDS encoding LLM class flavin-dependent oxidoreductase, whose translation is MKLSILDQVPISKGMTASEALANSVKIAQVGDQLGYERMWFAEHHNTTTLASSAPEVTAAYVAAKTERIRVGTGGIMMMHYSPFKVAEVFKTLAALAPGRIDFGAGRAPGGDMPSMTALASGRRPDLTEQYDKLEIILRLMNEQPTGETVYDNVVATPFKVQLPEAWLLGSSGQSARQAGENGVGYSFAQFFNGQMSKGIFDAYRNSFKPSYFMQKPTIITTYAASVAETAEEAEYLSMPMQIGRLNLMRGRLLNVMSPEEANDYPLTEMDKMMLQENRHLMLIGSAEDVAAQILEEQAEYGFDEAMINSNLYSVEQRLNSYTLLAQQLIK
- a CDS encoding 2-isopropylmalate synthase, producing the protein MSRKIWVFDTTLRDGEQVPGAKLNLYEKVEIAQQLKKLGVDIIEAGFPASSQGDFDAVQAVAQKVGNTSDIMITALARAVKNDIDSVYHAVKYAQNPMIHMVLGTSDIHVEKKFSKSKDQILQIGVDAVRYAKTLLPQVQYSTEDASRSDFEYLWKTIEAVMKAGATMINVPDTVGYAEPEQWGQMIAKLNDRMKNLDDSVLLSVHCHNDLGMATANTLAAIKNGADKVEVTMNGIGERAGNAALEEVVMAMFTRGDVYGGYTNINTKEIMNTSRLVSSFMGLDVQVNKAITGDNAFAHSSGIHQDGLLKSRDAYEIVHPEDVGLDDMELVLTARSGRHAVKNALSKLGFKDFAEEEFEGIFESFLKLADSKKEVYDHDLYVIVENYYEKTELNNPNKESYKDQFYDLEDLQIISNSTFPNASVKIRKGDEIYQASSVGSGPIDALYSAIADVTRIEVKLVEYNISSVSRGKEALGKVKIIIEHEGEKYIAKAADTDILKASAFAYINAINSIIVAQIAPQPKSEKASV